In Deltaproteobacteria bacterium, a single window of DNA contains:
- the lptC gene encoding LPS export ABC transporter periplasmic protein LptC, with the protein MDKNKWLARKGIRRAILLIMVGGLALGWWTLIRPQPGEKTVTSPTSALKQPSHMEAIRLTEIEEGDKKWTLVAKQADYLKDQNLIRLTDVRVEVFWKEGGNITLIGNIGYINTKTRQLTLEGEVQVRLADYRFTAPEVSYIPKKRVLLATGAVDIEGPQIEVKGRDLRVELDNKKLVLTEHLLTRCRFPEKIGRR; encoded by the coding sequence ATGGACAAAAACAAGTGGCTGGCCAGGAAAGGGATCAGACGAGCCATATTATTGATTATGGTGGGGGGGTTGGCATTGGGTTGGTGGACCCTGATCAGGCCCCAACCAGGGGAAAAAACCGTGACGTCGCCCACCTCTGCTCTGAAACAGCCGTCCCATATGGAAGCAATCCGGCTTACCGAAATCGAAGAGGGGGACAAGAAATGGACCCTGGTAGCCAAACAGGCTGATTACTTAAAAGACCAGAATTTGATCCGCTTGACCGACGTCCGAGTTGAGGTTTTCTGGAAAGAGGGCGGCAATATTACCTTAATCGGCAATATCGGCTATATTAATACCAAAACTCGGCAGTTGACCCTGGAAGGGGAAGTTCAAGTCCGGTTGGCAGATTATCGGTTCACTGCGCCTGAAGTGAGCTATATCCCGAAAAAGCGAGTTTTGCTCGCCACCGGCGCGGTAGACATTGAAGGGCCCCAGATAGAGGTGAAGGGTAGGGATCTCAGAGTTGAACTAGATAACAAGAAGTTGGTATTAACGGAGCACTTATTAACCCGATGTCGTTTTCCCGAAAAAATAGGGAGGCGCTAG
- a CDS encoding integration host factor subunit beta, which translates to MNKSQLIEGLAKAEGLTLKKAEMVVNTLFENMTEALVENERIEIRGFGSFKVKSYEGYQGRNPKTGEIIEVGEKKLPFFKVGKELKERVDSPDK; encoded by the coding sequence ATGAATAAGTCGCAACTCATCGAGGGACTGGCAAAAGCCGAGGGGCTGACCCTTAAAAAGGCCGAGATGGTGGTCAATACCCTGTTTGAAAATATGACCGAAGCTCTGGTAGAAAACGAACGCATTGAAATCCGCGGCTTCGGCAGTTTTAAAGTCAAGAGCTACGAGGGCTATCAAGGCCGCAATCCCAAAACCGGTGAGATCATCGAAGTAGGTGAAAAGAAACTACCTTTCTTCAAGGTGGGCAAAGAACTGAAAGAACGGGTTGACAGCCCGGATAAGTAA
- a CDS encoding HAD-IIIA family hydrolase, which yields MKPLEYPTAVWEQARHIRLLLLDVDGVLTDGRIIYTDSGQEIKFFHVRDGHGIKLAQRMGIEVALITGRHSEVVNHRARDLGITRIFQAVRDKIAILQELLELLKLEPQQVAAMGDDLVDLALFRRVGLAIAVADAVPEVQTAAHWVTSFPGGRGAVREVCELLLKAQGFWNQLID from the coding sequence ATGAAGCCCCTGGAGTACCCCACCGCGGTTTGGGAGCAGGCCCGCCATATTCGCCTGCTGCTGCTGGATGTGGATGGGGTGCTCACCGATGGGCGGATCATTTATACTGACTCGGGCCAGGAGATCAAGTTCTTCCATGTCCGGGATGGCCACGGCATCAAACTGGCCCAGCGGATGGGAATTGAAGTGGCCCTGATCACCGGCCGGCACTCTGAGGTGGTCAACCATCGGGCCCGGGATCTGGGTATCACCCGGATTTTCCAGGCGGTGCGGGACAAAATCGCCATTCTCCAAGAACTCCTGGAATTGCTCAAACTAGAGCCGCAACAGGTGGCGGCGATGGGCGATGATCTGGTTGACCTGGCCCTGTTCCGGCGGGTGGGCCTGGCCATCGCTGTAGCCGACGCGGTGCCGGAAGTCCAGACCGCGGCCCACTGGGTGACCTCCTTCCCGGGAGGTCGGGGCGCGGTCCGGGAGGTCTGCGAATTGCTCCTCAAAGCCCAGGGTTTCTGGAATCAATTAATCGACTAA
- the kdsA gene encoding 3-deoxy-8-phosphooctulonate synthase — MGHCVPVADFLVGNGDLVLIAGPCVIESAALTLEIAWTLKDYAQRLSLPLIFKASFDKANRTSASSYRGPGLAVGLELLARVQEEVGLPVISDVHEVWQVEPAAQVLDVLQIPAFLCRQTDLLQAAAGTGKPLNIKKGQFLAPWDMAPVVEKITALRHHHLMLTERGTLFGYNNLVVDFRSLPILRTLGYPVVMDVTHSVQLPGGQGSASGGQREFIPYLAQAAVAVGVDALFMEVHPHPEQARCDGPNSLPLNQVFRLWRHLQELHNFQQQQRKESE, encoded by the coding sequence ATGGGTCATTGCGTGCCGGTCGCGGATTTTCTGGTGGGCAACGGTGACCTGGTTCTGATCGCCGGTCCCTGCGTCATTGAATCCGCTGCGCTGACTCTGGAGATCGCCTGGACGCTTAAAGACTATGCCCAACGATTGTCTCTCCCTTTAATCTTCAAGGCCTCCTTTGACAAGGCTAACCGGACCTCCGCATCATCCTACCGCGGGCCGGGGTTGGCCGTTGGTCTGGAACTCCTGGCCCGGGTGCAAGAAGAGGTAGGCCTGCCGGTGATTTCCGATGTGCATGAAGTATGGCAGGTGGAGCCGGCTGCTCAGGTCCTGGATGTACTCCAAATCCCGGCCTTCTTATGCCGGCAGACCGATCTCCTGCAGGCCGCGGCTGGGACCGGCAAACCCCTCAATATCAAAAAAGGCCAGTTCCTGGCCCCCTGGGACATGGCCCCGGTGGTAGAGAAAATCACTGCTCTTCGCCATCACCACCTGATGCTTACCGAACGGGGCACCCTGTTCGGCTATAATAATTTGGTGGTGGATTTTCGCAGTCTGCCCATTTTGCGTACCCTGGGCTATCCGGTGGTGATGGATGTTACCCATAGCGTGCAGTTACCCGGCGGGCAAGGTAGCGCTTCAGGCGGCCAGCGGGAATTCATCCCTTACCTGGCCCAGGCCGCGGTGGCGGTCGGAGTCGATGCCCTGTTTATGGAAGTGCACCCCCACCCGGAGCAGGCCCGCTGCGACGGCCCCAACTCCCTGCCTCTGAACCAGGTGTTCCGCCTGTGGCGGCATCTCCAAGAACTGCATAATTTTCAACAGCAACAGAGAAAAGAGTCAGAATGA
- a CDS encoding FAD-dependent oxidoreductase, with protein MGKKIVIIGAVAAGPKAACRAKRLDPEAQVIMVDQAELISYGGCGLPYYISGDVSDIKELMSTSFHLVRDARFFAGCKGVEVRTRTRALAIDRAQKTVCLQNLASEETYHQDYDQLVLATGSFPVRLPIAGADLAGVFTVANPRDGEAIREPVSRGEVERVVIIGGGAIGLELAEAFTELWGLETAVVELQEHLLPGLIDSPLARMVQNHIESQGVKVYCGEQVQRLEADNGRVARVVTSERTLPADLVVMAVGVRPNSRLAQEAGLLVGPTGGIVVNQRLQTSDPCIYAGGDCIENYHLLTGKRVHYPSGSIANRQGRVIGTNLNGGHEIFEGVVGTYIMKLFELSVGCTGLTLGVARSEGFDAFETLVSQADRAHFYPGQELMYLQLVVDRPTQRILGLQAVGPMGQGVKARIDAVAAMLKFRPTLDDLSNLELAYAPPFAAAMDILNAAANTAKNILAGKNHPLKMDDFLSIWKNRSEAGVTFLDIREPDNANPLVEKWGPQWVNIPQGQLRDRLAEVPRDQKLILICNAGMRSYESQIILDHAGITGSENLQGGMAALKKAGIDLLAEE; from the coding sequence ATGGGAAAAAAGATTGTCATTATCGGAGCGGTGGCCGCTGGACCCAAGGCTGCTTGCCGGGCCAAGCGCCTCGATCCTGAGGCTCAAGTAATCATGGTAGACCAGGCCGAACTGATTTCTTACGGCGGCTGTGGCCTGCCTTATTATATTTCCGGAGATGTATCGGATATAAAAGAGTTGATGTCCACCAGTTTTCATCTGGTGCGGGATGCCAGATTTTTCGCGGGATGCAAGGGGGTTGAGGTCCGCACCCGGACCCGGGCCCTGGCCATTGACCGGGCCCAGAAAACGGTGTGTCTCCAGAATTTGGCCTCAGAGGAAACTTATCATCAGGACTACGATCAGTTGGTGTTGGCCACCGGCAGTTTCCCGGTGCGTTTACCTATTGCTGGAGCAGACTTAGCTGGGGTGTTCACCGTGGCCAATCCCAGGGATGGAGAGGCCATCCGGGAGCCGGTATCCCGGGGGGAAGTCGAGCGGGTGGTGATCATCGGCGGCGGCGCCATCGGGCTGGAACTGGCCGAGGCCTTCACCGAACTCTGGGGTCTGGAGACCGCAGTAGTGGAACTTCAGGAGCACCTGTTGCCGGGCCTGATCGATTCGCCCCTGGCCCGGATGGTCCAAAACCACATCGAGTCTCAGGGAGTAAAAGTATATTGTGGCGAGCAGGTTCAACGTCTGGAGGCCGACAACGGCCGGGTGGCCCGGGTGGTGACCTCGGAGCGTACACTGCCGGCGGACCTAGTAGTGATGGCGGTGGGAGTCCGGCCAAATTCCCGGCTGGCCCAGGAAGCCGGGTTGCTGGTCGGCCCGACCGGCGGCATTGTAGTCAATCAACGCCTTCAGACTTCCGATCCCTGCATCTATGCCGGTGGGGATTGCATTGAAAATTACCATTTGCTTACCGGTAAAAGGGTTCACTATCCTTCCGGGTCGATTGCCAACCGCCAAGGACGGGTGATTGGCACCAACCTGAACGGCGGTCACGAAATTTTTGAGGGGGTGGTGGGCACCTATATCATGAAGCTATTTGAGCTCAGCGTCGGCTGCACCGGCCTGACCCTGGGGGTGGCCCGGAGCGAAGGTTTTGACGCCTTCGAGACCCTGGTTTCGCAGGCCGACCGGGCCCATTTCTACCCCGGCCAGGAGTTGATGTATCTGCAGTTGGTGGTTGATCGCCCCACCCAGCGGATTTTAGGGCTGCAGGCAGTGGGTCCCATGGGACAAGGGGTAAAAGCCCGGATCGACGCGGTGGCGGCCATGTTGAAGTTCAGGCCGACCCTGGATGATCTGTCCAACCTGGAGCTCGCCTATGCCCCACCCTTTGCCGCGGCCATGGATATCTTAAATGCCGCTGCCAATACCGCCAAAAACATCCTGGCCGGTAAAAACCATCCGCTAAAAATGGATGACTTCCTGTCAATCTGGAAAAATCGGTCAGAGGCCGGGGTGACTTTCCTGGATATCCGGGAACCGGATAATGCTAATCCTCTGGTAGAAAAGTGGGGGCCGCAGTGGGTCAATATCCCCCAGGGACAGTTGCGGGATCGCCTGGCCGAGGTGCCCCGGGATCAAAAATTGATTCTGATCTGTAATGCGGGGATGCGCTCTTATGAATCTCAGATTATTCTGGACCATGCCGGGATTACGGGTAGTGAGAATCTGCAGGGGGGTATGGCAGCCCTGAAAAAGGCCGGGATCGATCTGCTGGCCGAGGAATGA
- a CDS encoding 1-acyl-sn-glycerol-3-phosphate acyltransferase → MDDREDQQKPRLGWTVRLKAWFSKLFSGKEYHFYGYLPSRPGILLRFTLDPFFSRVKLNQRQVERLRELGQRGAVVYALKYRSHLDFLFFNRRYRQTGAPHPEVAFNLNLWIWQPLSHLIQIISAALNYFTKRHAWPNPYRDGYYKWILEQRMSALLFLVDQVGFRQRFFKPKEDPLRHLLELQQELSFPIFLIPQMILYGREPSRESKGLMQLFFGDSENPGKLRKLGLFFLRARKAVVEVADPINLQDVLALPANQVLPLSEIAQGIRRQLIDRIDRKRRVITGPVIRSSEELMELTLTDSCLNKFMEHMAEVENKKLSKIKKTARSYFREIASDYNLFYIHLMDRLLTWVWQNIFDGISLDQESLEKIREISQHGTLVYVPCHKSHADYLILNHLLYQNNIHPPRTAAGKNLAFWPMGTIFRKSGAFFIRRRFHGAKLYAKVFSTYLKTLVKEGYNLEFFIEGGRSRTGKLVLPQLGLLNMILQTAQEGATQDLIFLPTFIGYDQVIEEKAYLKELSGSQKKTESVRQLLGMGKLLKKRYGRVYIQFSDPLSFKDYLAQRQLCDRMLTDDERRAISQDLAFTIIQSINRISVVTPFSLVCAALLTYPRKGVYRRELLRIIEVFHDYLVDQDIPLAETLTNLPQAVEDTLALCESRKLITPIEKEEELADELGLGGYSIDESKRPLLEYYKNNIIHFFLPASLVAMSILATQGFEFTRDQIIEDYCFLMDFFKYEFVYDGGSPEANVDRMLAYFSQRGVIASIPRESSPYTLSAPGLKELAYFANLLHNYLESYWIVLRSIKYLKKRPRNEREFLKRIHSIGNKLSKVGEVERAEALSDVNFRNSLKLFGEKGVILKKAREGKKLPTFSRPEDEDAKEYYGRQLARFLKR, encoded by the coding sequence ATGGATGATCGGGAAGACCAGCAAAAACCCCGGTTAGGCTGGACCGTCCGCCTCAAAGCCTGGTTCAGCAAATTATTCAGTGGTAAGGAATATCACTTTTACGGTTATCTCCCCAGTCGCCCCGGAATCTTGTTGCGATTTACCCTGGACCCGTTTTTCAGCCGGGTAAAGCTTAATCAACGGCAGGTGGAGCGGCTTCGCGAGTTGGGCCAACGGGGCGCGGTGGTTTATGCTTTAAAATATCGCAGTCATCTGGATTTCCTTTTTTTTAACCGGCGTTATCGGCAAACTGGAGCCCCCCACCCCGAAGTGGCTTTCAACCTCAACCTGTGGATCTGGCAGCCGCTTTCTCACCTTATTCAGATTATCTCGGCAGCCCTCAATTATTTTACTAAACGCCATGCCTGGCCTAATCCCTATCGGGATGGTTACTACAAATGGATTTTGGAACAACGGATGTCGGCGCTTTTGTTCTTAGTAGACCAAGTCGGCTTTCGGCAGCGGTTTTTTAAACCCAAGGAAGATCCTCTGCGTCATCTTCTGGAACTTCAGCAAGAGCTGTCCTTTCCGATCTTCCTGATTCCCCAGATGATATTATACGGCCGCGAACCGAGCCGCGAATCCAAGGGACTGATGCAACTATTTTTTGGCGACAGTGAGAATCCGGGCAAGCTCCGTAAACTGGGTCTTTTTTTCCTGCGGGCCCGAAAAGCGGTAGTCGAGGTGGCCGACCCGATAAATCTTCAGGACGTCCTGGCCTTGCCGGCCAACCAGGTTCTGCCTCTCAGCGAGATTGCCCAGGGTATCCGTCGGCAATTGATCGACCGCATCGATCGGAAACGGCGGGTAATCACCGGTCCGGTGATCAGGTCATCCGAGGAGTTAATGGAACTCACGCTGACCGACTCGTGTCTGAACAAATTTATGGAACATATGGCCGAAGTAGAGAACAAGAAGCTCTCCAAAATAAAGAAGACCGCCCGGAGTTATTTTCGCGAGATTGCTTCTGATTACAACCTTTTTTACATCCATCTGATGGATCGTCTGCTTACCTGGGTCTGGCAAAACATCTTTGACGGTATCTCCCTGGATCAGGAAAGCTTGGAAAAGATTCGCGAAATTTCTCAGCATGGCACCTTGGTCTATGTCCCCTGTCACAAAAGTCATGCTGATTATTTGATTCTCAACCATCTGCTCTATCAGAACAATATTCACCCCCCCCGCACTGCCGCGGGGAAAAATCTGGCTTTCTGGCCCATGGGGACCATTTTCCGGAAATCCGGGGCCTTTTTTATTCGGCGCCGCTTCCACGGCGCTAAGCTCTACGCCAAAGTCTTCAGCACTTATCTCAAGACCTTGGTCAAAGAAGGCTACAATCTGGAATTCTTTATTGAGGGGGGGCGCAGCCGCACCGGCAAATTAGTCTTGCCGCAGTTGGGATTGTTGAACATGATCCTCCAGACTGCCCAGGAGGGGGCTACCCAGGACCTGATTTTTCTTCCCACCTTCATCGGTTATGACCAGGTCATCGAAGAGAAGGCCTATCTTAAGGAGCTGAGCGGCTCTCAGAAAAAAACCGAATCGGTTCGCCAACTGTTGGGTATGGGTAAATTGCTCAAAAAACGCTATGGCCGGGTCTACATCCAATTCAGCGACCCCCTCTCCTTCAAAGACTATCTGGCCCAGCGCCAGTTGTGCGACCGGATGCTCACCGATGACGAACGCCGGGCCATCAGTCAGGACCTGGCCTTTACCATTATCCAGTCCATCAATCGCATCTCCGTGGTTACCCCCTTCTCCCTGGTCTGTGCGGCGTTGCTGACTTATCCCCGCAAAGGAGTCTATCGTCGCGAACTGCTTCGGATTATTGAGGTTTTCCATGATTATTTGGTTGATCAAGACATTCCCCTGGCTGAGACCCTGACCAATCTCCCCCAGGCCGTCGAAGATACCCTGGCTTTGTGCGAATCTCGCAAGCTGATTACGCCTATTGAAAAAGAGGAGGAATTGGCTGACGAATTGGGGCTGGGAGGCTATAGCATCGACGAAAGCAAACGGCCGCTGTTAGAGTATTATAAGAATAATATCATTCATTTTTTCCTGCCAGCCTCTCTGGTGGCCATGTCCATTCTGGCTACCCAGGGATTTGAGTTTACCCGTGATCAAATTATCGAGGATTACTGCTTCTTGATGGACTTTTTCAAATATGAATTTGTCTACGACGGTGGTAGTCCGGAGGCCAATGTCGACCGCATGCTGGCCTATTTTTCCCAGCGGGGGGTAATTGCCAGCATCCCCCGGGAAAGCTCGCCCTACACCCTGTCCGCTCCCGGCCTCAAGGAACTGGCCTATTTTGCCAATCTGCTGCATAACTATCTGGAATCGTATTGGATCGTATTGCGGTCGATCAAATATCTCAAAAAACGGCCCCGCAACGAACGCGAGTTCTTGAAGCGCATCCATTCCATCGGCAACAAATTGAGTAAGGTCGGCGAAGTCGAACGGGCAGAGGCCCTGTCTGATGTTAATTTCCGTAACTCTCTGAAACTTTTCGGGGAAAAAGGGGTCATCCTCAAAAAGGCCCGGGAAGGCAAGAAGCTGCCAACATTCAGCCGCCCGGAGGACGAGGACGCCAAAGAATACTACGGCCGCCAACTGGCCCGGTTCTTAAAGCGTTGA
- the lptB gene encoding LPS export ABC transporter ATP-binding protein: MAEIRERHQLYTQKLTKSFGSRTVVNEVSIQVKSGEIVGLLGPNGAGKTTTFYMIVGILKPDSGGIFLDEEDLSSLPIYLRARKGVQYLPQEPSVFRKLTVAENIMAILETLEMDNDVRQHRLQELLGELKITHLAQNRADSLSGGERRRVEITRALVTSPRFILLDEPFAGIDPVVLNDIKNIIVQLKARGLGILVSDHNVRETLGICDRAYILHEGVILEEGPPEDIVASELAKKIYLGESFRL, encoded by the coding sequence ATGGCCGAAATAAGAGAGCGGCATCAACTGTATACCCAGAAACTGACCAAAAGTTTTGGCAGCCGGACTGTAGTTAACGAGGTCTCCATCCAGGTCAAGAGTGGAGAGATTGTCGGGCTTTTGGGTCCTAACGGGGCTGGTAAGACCACCACTTTTTATATGATCGTCGGCATCCTCAAACCCGATAGTGGGGGGATCTTTTTGGATGAGGAAGACCTGTCGTCTTTGCCCATCTATCTCCGGGCCCGCAAAGGGGTCCAGTATCTCCCCCAGGAGCCTTCGGTATTTCGGAAGTTGACCGTGGCCGAGAACATCATGGCCATTCTGGAGACCCTGGAGATGGATAACGATGTCCGTCAACACCGTCTGCAGGAATTGTTGGGCGAGTTAAAAATTACCCATCTGGCTCAGAACCGGGCAGATTCCCTCTCTGGCGGTGAACGGCGGCGGGTGGAGATTACCCGGGCCCTGGTAACCTCACCCCGGTTCATTCTGTTAGACGAACCTTTTGCTGGCATTGACCCGGTGGTCTTAAACGACATCAAAAACATCATTGTCCAGCTCAAGGCGCGGGGCCTGGGGATCCTGGTTTCAGATCACAATGTCCGCGAGACCCTGGGAATCTGTGATCGGGCTTATATTCTCCATGAAGGTGTAATTCTGGAAGAAGGTCCCCCCGAGGACATTGTGGCAAGTGAGTTGGCTAAAAAGATTTACTTAGGAGAATCTTTTAGGTTATAA
- a CDS encoding D-sedoheptulose 7-phosphate isomerase: MLLEARVKEFFADSVRLKTRFVEEQAHLVVEAAQLLAAALQAGHKILIFGNGGSAADAQHLAAEFVNRFRIERPPLAALALTTDSSILTSIGNDYHFNDIFVKQIMALGQPGDVAWGISTSGFSPNVVAALEVARQQGLKTIAVTGRDGGPLAPLADVALIVHSNDTPRIQEVHLTIGHVLCELVDQLMFPNHCAAG; this comes from the coding sequence ATGTTACTGGAGGCCCGAGTTAAAGAGTTTTTCGCCGACTCGGTGCGGTTGAAAACCCGCTTTGTCGAAGAACAGGCCCATCTGGTGGTCGAGGCTGCTCAGTTGTTGGCTGCCGCCTTGCAGGCAGGGCATAAAATCCTGATTTTTGGCAATGGGGGCAGCGCTGCCGATGCCCAGCATCTGGCGGCCGAATTTGTCAACCGCTTTCGGATTGAACGCCCCCCACTGGCCGCCCTGGCGCTGACTACCGATAGCTCGATCCTGACCAGCATCGGCAACGATTACCATTTCAACGACATTTTTGTCAAACAGATCATGGCCCTGGGCCAGCCCGGAGACGTAGCCTGGGGGATCAGCACCAGTGGCTTCTCCCCTAATGTCGTGGCCGCCTTGGAAGTAGCCCGGCAACAGGGCTTGAAGACCATTGCGGTTACCGGCCGGGACGGTGGCCCCCTGGCCCCCCTGGCCGATGTGGCCCTGATAGTGCATTCTAATGATACCCCCCGCATCCAGGAGGTGCATCTCACCATCGGCCACGTGCTGTGCGAACTGGTGGATCAATTAATGTTTCCT
- a CDS encoding CTP synthase translates to MKTKFIFITGGVLSSLGKGVAAAAIGALLESRGLKVSFQKLDPYINVDPGTMNPFQHGEVFVTEDGAETDLDLGHYERYTTVTMCQENNYTTGKIYYNVINKERRGDYLGGTVQVIPHITDEIKQAILSFATNVDVAIVEIGGTVGDIESLPFLEAIRQFKNDIGKQNVCYIHLTLVPYIKTAGEVKTKPTQHSVKELRSIGIQPDIILCRTEKVLSKEIKAKIALFCNVEPDSVITAQDVDSIYEIPLNLNQEGLDERIVETLNIWTRAPRLETWQELVDRIKNPTDTVEVGIIGKYVNLQESYKSLHEALVHGGLAHQAATHLNYIDAETLEREGPEALLGHLHGILVPGGFGYRGVEGKISAIRYAREQRVPFLGICLGMQLAVIEFARHVNGLAGAQSEEFDPQSPYPVIYLMREWFDYRRQAICRRDPSCDKGGTMRLGAYPCILKNGNLAARAYGAAEVLERHRHRYEFNNQFKQMLVEKGLVISGTSPNGELVEIIELKDHPWFLGCQFHPEFKSRPMHPHPLFSDFIRACLEFKHRQASAESFI, encoded by the coding sequence ATGAAGACCAAGTTTATTTTTATCACCGGTGGGGTGTTATCCTCTTTGGGAAAAGGGGTGGCGGCCGCGGCCATCGGGGCCTTGCTGGAAAGCCGGGGCCTCAAGGTCAGTTTTCAGAAGCTTGATCCCTATATCAACGTTGACCCGGGAACCATGAACCCCTTCCAACACGGCGAAGTCTTTGTTACTGAGGATGGGGCCGAAACCGACCTGGATCTGGGTCATTATGAGCGCTATACCACGGTCACCATGTGCCAGGAGAATAACTATACCACCGGGAAGATCTATTATAACGTGATCAATAAGGAACGGCGGGGCGACTATTTGGGCGGCACGGTCCAGGTCATCCCTCACATTACTGATGAAATCAAGCAGGCCATTCTGAGTTTTGCCACCAATGTTGATGTTGCTATTGTTGAGATCGGTGGCACCGTCGGAGACATTGAAAGCCTGCCTTTTTTAGAGGCCATCCGCCAATTCAAGAATGACATTGGCAAGCAGAATGTCTGCTATATACATCTGACCCTGGTGCCCTATATCAAAACCGCGGGCGAAGTCAAAACCAAACCGACCCAGCACAGCGTCAAGGAACTGCGCAGCATCGGTATCCAGCCGGACATCATTCTGTGCCGCACGGAAAAGGTTCTGTCCAAGGAGATCAAGGCCAAGATCGCCCTGTTCTGCAACGTCGAGCCCGATTCGGTCATCACTGCTCAGGATGTTGACAGCATCTATGAAATCCCTCTGAACCTGAACCAGGAAGGCCTGGATGAACGGATTGTCGAGACCCTGAATATCTGGACCCGAGCCCCCCGCTTAGAGACTTGGCAGGAGTTGGTGGATCGGATCAAAAACCCTACGGATACAGTAGAGGTGGGCATTATTGGCAAATATGTCAATCTCCAGGAATCTTATAAGAGCCTGCATGAGGCCTTGGTGCATGGTGGCCTGGCCCACCAGGCGGCCACCCACCTGAACTATATTGATGCCGAGACCCTGGAGCGGGAGGGACCGGAAGCCCTGCTGGGCCATCTGCATGGCATCCTGGTGCCGGGGGGCTTTGGCTACCGCGGGGTCGAAGGCAAAATCAGCGCCATCCGGTATGCCCGGGAACAGCGGGTGCCGTTTCTGGGCATCTGTCTGGGTATGCAGTTGGCGGTGATCGAATTCGCCCGCCACGTCAATGGCCTGGCCGGAGCCCAGAGCGAGGAGTTCGACCCCCAGTCGCCCTATCCCGTCATCTATCTGATGCGCGAGTGGTTTGATTATCGACGCCAGGCCATCTGTCGTCGTGATCCCTCCTGCGACAAAGGTGGCACTATGAGGCTGGGGGCCTATCCTTGCATCCTGAAAAACGGCAATCTAGCCGCCCGGGCCTATGGGGCGGCAGAGGTGCTGGAACGCCACCGCCACCGATATGAGTTTAATAATCAATTTAAGCAGATGTTAGTGGAAAAGGGCCTGGTGATCAGCGGCACTTCCCCTAACGGCGAACTGGTCGAGATCATTGAGCTCAAGGATCATCCCTGGTTTCTCGGATGTCAATTCCACCCGGAATTCAAATCCCGGCCGATGCATCCCCATCCGTTGTTTAGCGATTTCATCCGGGCCTGTCTGGAATTCAAGCACCGGCAGGCTTCCGCCGAGAGTTTTATCTGA